From Streptomyces sp. NBC_00683, one genomic window encodes:
- a CDS encoding GNAT family N-acetyltransferase, with protein sequence MGGSPRVVISTGQALPDMDWAGELAGLTDSWPYLGPTWLRATEKVLPDVQPWHTLAHRARGELALLPGYILTTPPAVDHEPRTYLGWQAPSGEEVCCGAETDAARSAEVDALGTEPFFPTLLLGSPLGYRTEVAYNFWTPTLMGSIIDKLVPAAFEAGIRCIVAPWIPSRRGNDALVDALDAAGASSTFWGYEDFMSLDAPNWEGHLAALPLKKRQRIKGDVRRAEAAGVTIERVDGTDIRPYVARIAELTCLNREKNGAGEEPEHIVGVLSALIDEGADVRAYLGYKDGALVATCVTIRKNHRLFPKWAGFDYAAIGERSGIYFALVLDAPVRDAYAEGLRTVEFGAGAHQAKALRGCTPREVRTSMLLSDPALRPQASAWLDAFGNSRRVAFGAASPAPAQPANLPLLGGSGDSCCG encoded by the coding sequence ATGGGTGGATCACCCCGCGTCGTCATCTCCACCGGCCAGGCACTCCCGGACATGGACTGGGCCGGCGAGCTCGCCGGCCTCACCGACTCGTGGCCGTACCTTGGCCCCACCTGGCTGCGGGCCACGGAGAAGGTACTCCCCGACGTCCAGCCCTGGCACACCCTCGCCCACCGCGCCCGCGGCGAGCTGGCCCTCCTTCCCGGCTACATCCTCACCACCCCGCCGGCCGTCGACCACGAGCCGCGCACCTACCTCGGATGGCAGGCGCCCTCGGGCGAAGAGGTGTGCTGTGGCGCCGAGACCGACGCCGCGCGCAGTGCCGAGGTCGACGCGCTGGGAACCGAGCCCTTCTTCCCGACGCTCCTGCTCGGCTCCCCGCTGGGCTACCGCACCGAGGTCGCCTACAACTTCTGGACCCCCACCCTGATGGGGTCCATCATCGACAAGCTCGTGCCCGCCGCCTTCGAGGCCGGCATCCGCTGCATCGTGGCCCCCTGGATTCCCAGCCGCCGTGGCAACGACGCCCTCGTCGACGCGCTCGACGCCGCCGGCGCGTCCAGCACCTTCTGGGGCTACGAGGACTTCATGAGCCTCGACGCGCCGAACTGGGAAGGACACCTCGCCGCCCTGCCGCTGAAGAAGCGCCAGCGCATCAAGGGCGACGTCCGCCGCGCCGAAGCCGCCGGCGTGACGATCGAGCGCGTCGACGGTACCGACATCCGCCCCTACGTCGCCCGCATCGCCGAACTCACCTGTCTCAACCGGGAGAAGAACGGCGCCGGCGAGGAGCCCGAGCACATCGTCGGTGTCCTCTCCGCGCTCATCGACGAGGGCGCGGACGTCCGCGCCTACCTCGGCTACAAGGACGGCGCTCTGGTCGCCACCTGCGTCACCATCCGAAAGAACCACCGCCTCTTCCCGAAGTGGGCCGGCTTCGACTACGCCGCGATCGGTGAGCGCAGCGGCATCTACTTCGCCCTCGTCCTGGACGCGCCCGTCCGCGACGCGTACGCCGAGGGCCTACGCACCGTCGAGTTCGGCGCCGGAGCCCACCAGGCGAAGGCTCTGCGCGGCTGCACCCCGCGCGAAGTCCGTACCTCGATGCTGCTCTCCGACCCGGCGCTGCGCCCGCAGGCGAGCGCCTGGCTCGACGCCTTCGGAAACAGTCGGCGCGTCGCGTTCGGCGCCGCGTCCCCCGCCCCGGCCCAGCCCGCGAACCTGCCCCTCCTGGGCGGCTCCGGCGACAGCTGCTGCGGCTGA
- a CDS encoding methyltransferase domain-containing protein, with protein sequence MSDTTTAGSLQEEVREYYRAKAAEAETSGACCSPDPQTFGPAAYDEIGPGTAPDAALLASLGCGNPSAVAELREGETVLDLGSGGGLDVILSARRVGPDGRVFGLDFLEEMLALAARNVEDAEIDNVVLLKGTIESIPLPADTVDVIISNCVINLSLNKPAVFAEMARVLTPGGRLGISDVVAEDRLSPEERAERGGHSQCIAGALSVSEYKELLDAVGLKDAEVVFTQEAADGLHAAIIRAHKPVDSIAGAQECAPGGTCC encoded by the coding sequence ATGAGCGACACCACCACCGCCGGCAGCCTGCAGGAAGAGGTCCGGGAGTACTACCGGGCCAAGGCCGCCGAAGCCGAGACGAGCGGCGCCTGCTGCTCGCCCGACCCGCAGACCTTCGGCCCCGCCGCGTACGACGAGATCGGCCCCGGCACCGCCCCGGACGCGGCCCTCCTCGCCAGCCTCGGCTGCGGCAACCCGAGCGCCGTCGCCGAACTGCGCGAGGGCGAGACGGTCCTGGACCTCGGCTCCGGCGGCGGCCTGGACGTCATCCTCAGCGCCCGGCGCGTCGGCCCCGACGGCCGCGTCTTCGGCCTGGACTTCCTGGAGGAGATGCTCGCCCTCGCCGCCCGCAACGTCGAGGACGCCGAGATCGACAACGTCGTCCTCCTCAAGGGCACGATCGAGTCCATCCCGCTGCCGGCCGACACCGTCGACGTGATCATCTCCAACTGTGTGATCAACCTGTCGCTGAACAAGCCCGCAGTCTTCGCCGAGATGGCCCGCGTCCTGACCCCCGGTGGCCGCCTCGGCATCAGCGACGTCGTCGCCGAGGACCGGCTCAGCCCCGAGGAGCGAGCTGAGCGCGGCGGGCACAGCCAGTGCATCGCCGGCGCGCTGTCCGTCTCCGAGTACAAGGAACTCCTCGACGCGGTCGGCCTGAAGGACGCGGAGGTCGTCTTCACCCAGGAGGCGGCCGACGGCCTCCACGCCGCGATCATCCGTGCCCACAAGCCCGTCGACAGCATCGCCGGCGCACAGGAGTGCGCGCCCGGCGGCACCTGCTGCTGA
- a CDS encoding GTP-binding protein, with translation MITFIPLTGFLGAGKTTTMTAAALALQEQGRKVAVITNDQGVELVDTKLVRSKLDSVAEVTGGCFCCKFEDLVEAIVALVASDSVDTVIAEAVGSCTDLQATVVRPLRQYYGDDMVVAPLTTVVDPLRHLAFARAAERGEPESDLSYLFRQQVTEADVIAVNKLDTINADRAEELLASLRASNPKATVVGYSATTGAHLENLLDAWQAPATNGDVVLDIDYDRYAAAEAQLAWMNQELDLTAAGDGFDATAWARTVLEELSAWAAEHDAVIGHAKITVETADGDFAKLSLTESGAQPTLDRAAAAHAPTGRAVVNARVACEPDALDAAVTEAVKAADLATAVTSSATTPVSFKPSYPRPVHRLAPAGA, from the coding sequence ATGATCACCTTCATCCCCCTGACCGGATTCCTCGGGGCGGGCAAGACCACGACCATGACCGCCGCCGCGCTCGCGCTCCAGGAGCAGGGCCGCAAGGTCGCCGTCATCACCAACGACCAGGGCGTCGAACTGGTCGACACCAAGCTCGTACGGAGCAAGCTCGACAGCGTCGCCGAGGTCACCGGCGGCTGTTTCTGCTGCAAGTTCGAGGACCTCGTCGAGGCCATCGTCGCGCTGGTCGCCTCCGACAGCGTCGACACCGTGATCGCCGAAGCCGTCGGCAGCTGCACGGACCTCCAGGCCACCGTCGTACGACCGCTGCGCCAGTACTACGGCGACGACATGGTCGTTGCCCCGCTGACCACCGTGGTCGACCCGCTGCGGCACCTGGCGTTCGCCCGCGCCGCCGAGCGGGGCGAGCCGGAGTCGGACCTGTCGTACCTCTTCCGTCAGCAGGTCACCGAGGCCGACGTCATCGCTGTGAACAAGCTGGACACCATCAATGCGGACCGGGCCGAGGAACTCCTCGCCTCGCTCCGCGCGAGCAACCCGAAGGCGACCGTCGTCGGATACTCCGCCACCACCGGCGCTCACCTGGAGAACCTGCTCGACGCGTGGCAGGCACCGGCGACGAACGGGGACGTCGTCCTCGACATCGACTACGACCGCTACGCGGCCGCCGAGGCCCAGCTCGCCTGGATGAACCAGGAGCTCGACCTCACCGCCGCCGGCGACGGTTTCGACGCGACGGCCTGGGCCCGCACCGTCCTTGAGGAGCTGTCCGCCTGGGCCGCGGAGCACGACGCTGTGATCGGCCACGCCAAGATCACCGTGGAGACGGCCGACGGGGACTTCGCCAAGCTCAGCCTCACCGAGTCCGGCGCGCAGCCCACCCTCGACCGCGCCGCCGCCGCGCACGCGCCGACCGGCCGGGCCGTCGTCAACGCCCGGGTCGCCTGCGAGCCCGACGCCCTGGACGCGGCCGTCACCGAGGCCGTCAAGGCAGCCGACCTCGCCACCGCCGTCACCTCCTCGGCGACCACCCCGGTGTCGTTCAAGCCCTCCTACCCGCGCCCCGTGCACCGCCTCGCCCCCGCCGGCGCCTGA